One genomic segment of Impatiens glandulifera chromosome 6, dImpGla2.1, whole genome shotgun sequence includes these proteins:
- the LOC124941448 gene encoding uncharacterized protein C3F10.06c isoform X1 yields the protein MEEERQSIYRVARTIKKKDNSLYNALRSIYEDSIFVGEISQLWPELPLIANLRCGLWYSSNFHYTCYFKSTDGHNNNWSFNTSRLNLHVALLAGQKGGCMIVDSTRKGKRFPDSMSKTIPIWTCVLNRAIMNYRKRYEATENISSNWDCSLHLPLWVSKTEKASIEDRLERWTEQLEASGADIASLSSSLRKPLRVLWISQRTVIWLNEVPDYDSWDFTPIILLSASSTNSNFQHKTNSEFSWTYIAGAGDDEESWSRGLSPKLFWNNVYDLISFGPELCNQKVADIVEKDRVYRAQRGHHAPQISLRSNAYVSMEEKDVTFDIASNLNSSDENHTIFWLASTNIAVGSYKSAANGTDYDCILNCDREIINDSFENSDSHLCLPVVDSKMDRFSLSRHLQSAVNFAKLNLRERKKLLVCCSNGEDISICVSLAILASLFSDEGEFDDGKNYSKKCITKDEMRKRLVFICKYAVNARPSRGNLRQVFNFLTSEYVSPHP from the exons ATGGAGGAAGAGAGACAGAGCATATACAGAGTCGCAAGAACGATAAAGAAGAAAGATAACTCCCTCTACAACGCTCTACGTTCAATCTACGAGGATTCAATATTCGTCGGAGAGATCTCGCAGCTATGGCCGGAACTCCCTCTTATCGCCAATCTCCGATGTGGTCTCTGGTATTCTTCCAACTTCCATTACACCTGTTACTTCAAATCCACCGACGGACACAACAATAACTGGTCCTTCAACACCTCTCGTCTCAATCTCCATGTTGCCTTACTCGCTG GGCAGAAAGGAGGATGTATGATTGTTGATTCAACTAGAAAAGGAAAGAGATTTCCAGATAGTATGTCAAAAACAATACCTATCTGGACATGTGTTTTGAATCGAGCGATTATGAACTATAGGAAGAGATATGAAGCGACTGAGAATATCAGCTCAAATTGGGATTGCTCTTTGCATTTACCATTATGGGTTTCTAAAACGGAGAAAGCTTCAATTGAAGATCGATTAGAAAGATGGACTGAACAGTTGGAAGCTAGCGGGGCTGATATTGCctctttgtcttcttccttgCGAAAGCCATTGCGGGTTCTATGGATTTCGCAGAGGACTGTTATCTGGTTAAATGAAGTACCTGATTATGATTCGTGGGATTTTACACCTATCATACTTTTGTCTGCATCTTCTACTAACAGCAATTTTCAACATAAGACTAACTCGGAATTCAGTTGGACATACATAGCTGGAGCAGGTGATGATGAAGAAAGTTGGTCTAGAGGTTTATCACCAAAACTATTTTGGAATAATGTTTACGATCTTATTAGTTTCGGGCCTGAACTATGCAATCAGAAGGTAGCTGATATTGTTGAGAAAGACAGAGTTTATCGTGCTCAAAGGGGACATCATGCTCCCCAGATTTCATTAAGAAGCAATGCTTATGTTTCAATGGAAGAAaaagatgttacttttgacaTTGCGAGCAATTTGAATTCTTCAGATGAAAATCATACAATATTTTGGCTGGCATCTACTAATATTGCTGTTGGTTCGTATAAATCAG CTGCAAATGGGACTGATTACGACTGCATATTGAACTGTGATAGAGAAATAATCAATGATTCTTTTGAGAACTCCGATTCACATCTATGCCTACCTGTGGTG GACTCAAAAATGGACCGTTTTTCATTATCGAGACATCTTCAAAGTGCAGTGAATTTTGCGAAACTGAATCTAAGAGAGCGAAAGAAGCTTTTGGTTTGTTGTAGTAATG GAGAAGATATTAGCATATGTGTTTCATTAGCAATCTTGGCATCGTTATTCAGCGATGAAG GAGAATTTGACGACGGAAAAAATTACAGTAAGAAGTGTATTACGAAAGATGAAATGCGAAAACGGTTGGTATTCATTTGTAAATATGCGGTAAATGCACGCCCTTCCAGAGGAAATCTGAGAcaggttttcaattttttgacgAGCGAATATGTTAGTCCTCATCCTTGA
- the LOC124941448 gene encoding uncharacterized protein C3F10.06c isoform X2, with translation MLPYSLKGGCMIVDSTRKGKRFPDSMSKTIPIWTCVLNRAIMNYRKRYEATENISSNWDCSLHLPLWVSKTEKASIEDRLERWTEQLEASGADIASLSSSLRKPLRVLWISQRTVIWLNEVPDYDSWDFTPIILLSASSTNSNFQHKTNSEFSWTYIAGAGDDEESWSRGLSPKLFWNNVYDLISFGPELCNQKVADIVEKDRVYRAQRGHHAPQISLRSNAYVSMEEKDVTFDIASNLNSSDENHTIFWLASTNIAVGSYKSAANGTDYDCILNCDREIINDSFENSDSHLCLPVVDSKMDRFSLSRHLQSAVNFAKLNLRERKKLLVCCSNGEDISICVSLAILASLFSDEGEFDDGKNYSKKCITKDEMRKRLVFICKYAVNARPSRGNLRQVFNFLTSEYVSPHP, from the exons ATGTTGCCTTACTCGCTG AAAGGAGGATGTATGATTGTTGATTCAACTAGAAAAGGAAAGAGATTTCCAGATAGTATGTCAAAAACAATACCTATCTGGACATGTGTTTTGAATCGAGCGATTATGAACTATAGGAAGAGATATGAAGCGACTGAGAATATCAGCTCAAATTGGGATTGCTCTTTGCATTTACCATTATGGGTTTCTAAAACGGAGAAAGCTTCAATTGAAGATCGATTAGAAAGATGGACTGAACAGTTGGAAGCTAGCGGGGCTGATATTGCctctttgtcttcttccttgCGAAAGCCATTGCGGGTTCTATGGATTTCGCAGAGGACTGTTATCTGGTTAAATGAAGTACCTGATTATGATTCGTGGGATTTTACACCTATCATACTTTTGTCTGCATCTTCTACTAACAGCAATTTTCAACATAAGACTAACTCGGAATTCAGTTGGACATACATAGCTGGAGCAGGTGATGATGAAGAAAGTTGGTCTAGAGGTTTATCACCAAAACTATTTTGGAATAATGTTTACGATCTTATTAGTTTCGGGCCTGAACTATGCAATCAGAAGGTAGCTGATATTGTTGAGAAAGACAGAGTTTATCGTGCTCAAAGGGGACATCATGCTCCCCAGATTTCATTAAGAAGCAATGCTTATGTTTCAATGGAAGAAaaagatgttacttttgacaTTGCGAGCAATTTGAATTCTTCAGATGAAAATCATACAATATTTTGGCTGGCATCTACTAATATTGCTGTTGGTTCGTATAAATCAG CTGCAAATGGGACTGATTACGACTGCATATTGAACTGTGATAGAGAAATAATCAATGATTCTTTTGAGAACTCCGATTCACATCTATGCCTACCTGTGGTG GACTCAAAAATGGACCGTTTTTCATTATCGAGACATCTTCAAAGTGCAGTGAATTTTGCGAAACTGAATCTAAGAGAGCGAAAGAAGCTTTTGGTTTGTTGTAGTAATG GAGAAGATATTAGCATATGTGTTTCATTAGCAATCTTGGCATCGTTATTCAGCGATGAAG GAGAATTTGACGACGGAAAAAATTACAGTAAGAAGTGTATTACGAAAGATGAAATGCGAAAACGGTTGGTATTCATTTGTAAATATGCGGTAAATGCACGCCCTTCCAGAGGAAATCTGAGAcaggttttcaattttttgacgAGCGAATATGTTAGTCCTCATCCTTGA